In the Flavobacterium sp. 90 genome, TCTACCATATAATACCGTTTGATTAAATCCTCTTTCTTCTTCAGAAAGAATATTTTGCTCAATATACTCCGATAATTTATCAATATAATAAGGTTCTTCACCCATTAAAAAATATATCGGTTTGATATTTCCGGCCTTTATATCGTTAACAATTTTTACAACTTCGTCCATTCAATCTTTTGTTTCAAGTTTAAAGTTTCAGGTTCTGGCTTCAACAACTTGAAACTTTAAACTATTTTAATATTTTTGTAGTATGCAGCAATTAAATTTTCCTACCTATACTTTCCGATTCAAAAATAGCGAAAATAAAGTGTCTATTTTTGATGAAATCAGGAAAAAATTTATCATTCTTACTCCTGAAGAATGGGTTCGTCAACATGTCGTTCATTTTTTAATGAATGAAAAAAAATACCCCAAATCACTTATCAATGTAGAAAAAGTTTTGACGGTCAACGGATTACGAAAACGATACGATGTTGTGGTCTTTAATTCAGACGGTTCTATACATATATTAGTAGAATGCAAAGCGCCTGAAGTAAAAATTTCTCAGGCAACTTTT is a window encoding:
- a CDS encoding type I restriction enzyme HsdR N-terminal domain-containing protein, with translation MQQLNFPTYTFRFKNSENKVSIFDEIRKKFIILTPEEWVRQHVVHFLMNEKKYPKSLINVEKVLTVNGLRKRYDVVVFNSDGSIHILVECKAPEVKISQATFDQIARYNMTMKARFLNVTNGLSHFNCQMDFENEKYVFLRDLPDYKK